A genome region from Candidatus Margulisiibacteriota bacterium includes the following:
- the fliI gene encoding flagellar protein export ATPase FliI: MNRVNLNTYLDKIQAIKTIIPQGRIIDVSGLVIGASGPLAPVGQICRILTKYEKRTIMAEIVGFREDKILLMPLGDMAGISPGDIVESTDDSLKIAVSEALLGRVLSGLGEPMDDKPPVEPEKMISIYGVPPNPLKRKRIKQSLGVGIKAIDGCLTIGRGQRIGIFAGSGVGKSTLLGMIARNTEADINVIALIGERGREVKEFIEGSLGEKGLQRSVVIVATSDQPALIRVKGAQTATAIAEYFRDKGKSVLLMMDSITRFSMAQREIGLTIGEPPTTKGYPPSVFALMPRFLERAGMSDIGSITGIYTILVDSDDMNEPIADTARSILDGHIVLDRKIAAKNIWPAIDILNSVSRVMPEVVTPDHLKANYNLREMLATYRDAEDLINIGAYVDGSNPKIDKSKKMIDSIQNFLKQSVNEYHPFNEEVKILEDTFSK, from the coding sequence ATGAACAGGGTTAACCTTAACACTTATCTGGATAAAATTCAGGCAATAAAGACTATTATTCCCCAGGGACGGATTATTGATGTTTCAGGCTTGGTAATAGGGGCTTCAGGACCATTGGCACCTGTCGGGCAGATCTGCAGGATACTAACCAAGTATGAGAAACGCACCATTATGGCGGAAATTGTAGGTTTCCGTGAAGACAAGATTTTACTTATGCCATTGGGTGATATGGCCGGGATAAGCCCAGGGGATATCGTGGAATCTACCGATGATTCTTTAAAAATTGCTGTTTCCGAAGCGTTGCTGGGCAGAGTGCTGAGCGGACTTGGAGAACCGATGGATGACAAACCGCCGGTGGAACCGGAAAAGATGATTTCCATCTATGGCGTGCCGCCCAATCCGTTAAAAAGAAAACGTATTAAACAGTCATTAGGTGTGGGCATCAAAGCCATAGACGGTTGTCTGACTATCGGGCGCGGCCAGCGAATAGGTATTTTCGCCGGGTCAGGTGTAGGTAAATCAACATTATTGGGTATGATTGCCCGTAACACTGAAGCTGATATTAACGTCATTGCTCTTATCGGAGAAAGAGGCCGCGAAGTTAAAGAGTTTATTGAAGGATCGTTGGGTGAAAAAGGTTTGCAAAGGTCAGTAGTTATTGTGGCTACATCGGATCAACCTGCGCTGATCCGCGTAAAGGGTGCGCAAACTGCAACAGCTATTGCCGAGTATTTCAGGGATAAAGGCAAGAGTGTTTTGCTTATGATGGACTCTATTACCAGATTTTCCATGGCTCAACGGGAAATAGGCTTAACCATAGGGGAACCTCCCACAACCAAAGGGTACCCGCCATCTGTTTTTGCGCTTATGCCCCGGTTTCTTGAACGGGCCGGTATGAGTGATATTGGCAGCATAACCGGCATTTATACCATCTTGGTTGATTCTGACGATATGAATGAGCCGATCGCAGATACAGCCAGAAGTATTCTGGACGGGCATATTGTTCTGGACCGCAAAATAGCAGCGAAAAATATCTGGCCGGCGATTGATATCTTGAATAGTGTTAGCAGGGTTATGCCGGAAGTAGTTACGCCAGATCATTTAAAAGCCAATTATAACTTGCGTGAAATGCTGGCCACATACAGAGACGCGGAAGATCTGATTAACATAGGAGCCTACGTTGACGGTAGTAATCCCAAAATTGATAAATCCAAAAAAATGATTGATTCTATACAGAATTTTTTAAAACAGTCCGTTAATGAGTATCACCCTTTTAATGAAGAAGTGAAAATATTGGAGGATACTTTCAGTAAATAA
- a CDS encoding polymer-forming cytoskeletal protein produces MKVLKADYKIDETIQTIVGVESYLTGTINTESSIRIEGGFTGEINSQGVVFVGLQSKIKAQVHALRLIVAGELEGNVEVVESIDILSTGKLIGNITGKRLVVDEGALFQGKVNMDIIAPGKIEEE; encoded by the coding sequence ATGAAAGTTCTGAAGGCAGATTATAAAATAGACGAAACCATTCAAACCATTGTTGGGGTTGAGTCATATTTAACCGGTACTATTAATACCGAAAGTTCCATTCGTATTGAAGGTGGATTTACAGGAGAAATAAATTCACAGGGAGTGGTTTTTGTAGGGTTACAAAGCAAGATTAAAGCTCAGGTCCATGCCTTAAGACTTATTGTGGCAGGTGAACTTGAAGGTAATGTAGAAGTAGTGGAAAGCATAGATATTCTTAGTACCGGCAAGCTGATAGGTAATATCACCGGAAAAAGGTTGGTTGTAGATGAAGGTGCGCTCTTTCAGGGCAAAGTAAATATGGACATTATAGCTCCTGGAAAGATTGAAGAAGAATAA
- the fliJ gene encoding flagellar export protein FliJ, with amino-acid sequence MKKFIFNLQRILTLKEKKEELLKQELNRLFFKKKQHEHVKAHFEKTLETEYQKRREIKSIKAEEHELLENYHFSIRNNIYNQALMINEYELKIEAKRKELLENRREIKTLEKLKEKQKEQYAYELMQEERKTMDEVSNRLSFVKA; translated from the coding sequence ATGAAAAAATTTATCTTTAACCTGCAAAGAATACTTACTTTAAAAGAAAAAAAAGAGGAACTGCTAAAACAGGAACTCAACCGGCTTTTTTTTAAGAAAAAACAACATGAACATGTTAAGGCCCATTTTGAAAAAACATTGGAGACCGAATATCAAAAAAGACGTGAGATAAAAAGCATTAAAGCCGAAGAACACGAGCTTCTGGAAAATTATCATTTTTCTATTCGGAACAATATATATAATCAGGCTTTGATGATAAACGAATATGAACTGAAGATTGAAGCCAAGCGTAAGGAGTTGCTGGAAAATCGCCGAGAGATAAAAACCTTGGAAAAATTAAAAGAAAAGCAAAAAGAACAATATGCTTATGAATTGATGCAAGAAGAAAGAAAGACTATGGATGAGGTATCCAACCGTTTATCGTTTGTGAAAGCTTAG
- the fliG gene encoding flagellar motor switch protein FliG: MVDRISGKRKAALLMLALGKEPTIQLFKHLKEEEVEELTLEIAKIPKVSPKEQEAIIEEFFHVSKAQSYISRGGVKYAQEILEQALGKEKANRIISGLTTTIQTMPFEFLQKAEPSHVVRFIQDEQPQTIALILAYIEPQKAGVILSMLPDHLQPEVARRIAVMDQTSPEIVRQIEKVLENKISAYIVQDFSSTGGVKTLVDVINRVDRSTEKKILDYLDNVDEVLANEIKNLMFVFEDMLKLDDRTIQRILQDVDMKDLPVALKTASDPLKEKIFKNLSDRAVQTLKEEMEYMGPVRVKQVEEVQQKIVYIIRNLEEAGQITVARGDETEEFV; encoded by the coding sequence ATGGTTGACCGAATAAGTGGAAAACGAAAAGCTGCTTTGCTTATGCTGGCTCTTGGAAAAGAACCCACTATTCAATTGTTTAAGCATTTAAAAGAAGAAGAAGTAGAAGAACTTACTCTGGAAATAGCCAAAATTCCTAAAGTTTCTCCCAAAGAACAGGAAGCCATCATTGAAGAGTTTTTTCATGTGAGCAAGGCGCAGAGTTATATATCCCGGGGCGGCGTAAAATACGCTCAGGAAATTTTGGAACAGGCGCTGGGCAAAGAAAAAGCTAATAGAATAATCAGCGGGTTGACTACTACAATTCAAACCATGCCTTTTGAATTTCTGCAAAAAGCCGAACCATCCCATGTAGTAAGGTTCATACAGGATGAGCAGCCGCAGACAATTGCCCTTATACTGGCCTATATCGAGCCGCAAAAAGCAGGAGTTATACTTTCGATGCTACCTGATCATCTGCAGCCGGAAGTAGCCAGACGCATAGCTGTTATGGACCAGACCTCGCCGGAAATTGTACGGCAAATTGAAAAAGTGTTGGAAAATAAAATATCAGCCTATATTGTTCAGGATTTTTCCAGCACAGGCGGAGTAAAAACTCTAGTCGATGTTATTAACAGAGTAGACCGTTCTACAGAGAAAAAAATCCTGGATTATCTGGATAACGTTGATGAAGTTTTGGCTAACGAAATTAAAAATTTGATGTTTGTCTTCGAAGATATGCTCAAGCTGGATGATCGTACGATACAGAGAATATTACAGGATGTTGACATGAAAGACCTCCCGGTTGCATTGAAGACAGCCAGCGATCCATTGAAGGAAAAAATCTTCAAGAATTTATCAGACAGAGCAGTGCAGACACTCAAGGAAGAAATGGAATATATGGGTCCGGTAAGAGTAAAACAGGTTGAAGAGGTCCAGCAGAAAATTGTTTATATTATCCGCAATCTGGAAGAAGCAGGGCAGATTACAGTGGCGCGCGGTGACGAAACCGAGGAATTTGTCTGA
- a CDS encoding FliH/SctL family protein codes for MITDKIIKLEDMVTRNLKSIAPNLSVFYSENKVVELLQQGENIAEFLLQERMSIEKTYRQDVENQKKNAMLEAEVIKRKAHEEGMAQGKEEIIRKFDDFIKYIDKSKENIEMETSRIYAQQEQDLAALSLKIAEKLVLSEMEFNEELLTRIIKNIISQITERKKVTIKANPQDYEILVQHADEIKKEGGMISEFSIEKNNAVSRGGVIFEMSSGLTDAQIETQVRKIREAFFNEQG; via the coding sequence ATGATTACGGATAAAATTATTAAACTCGAAGATATGGTAACCAGAAACTTGAAAAGTATAGCTCCTAACCTCTCTGTTTTTTATAGTGAAAATAAAGTTGTTGAACTGTTGCAACAGGGAGAAAACATAGCTGAGTTCTTGCTGCAAGAACGAATGTCGATTGAAAAAACTTATCGTCAGGATGTGGAGAATCAAAAGAAAAACGCCATGCTGGAAGCCGAAGTTATCAAAAGAAAAGCACATGAGGAAGGAATGGCCCAGGGCAAGGAAGAAATAATCCGTAAGTTTGATGATTTTATAAAATATATAGATAAAAGCAAAGAAAATATTGAGATGGAAACCTCCAGGATTTATGCTCAACAGGAGCAAGACCTGGCGGCTTTGTCTTTGAAAATAGCAGAAAAACTTGTGCTTTCGGAAATGGAGTTCAATGAAGAACTGCTGACCAGAATAATAAAAAATATTATTTCCCAAATTACCGAACGAAAGAAAGTAACCATTAAAGCTAATCCTCAGGACTATGAAATACTGGTACAACATGCTGATGAAATAAAAAAAGAAGGCGGCATGATAAGCGAATTTAGCATTGAAAAGAATAATGCCGTAAGCCGGGGTGGAGTAATTTTTGAAATGTCTTCAGGTCTTACCGATGCGCAGATTGAAACCCAGGTCCGAAAAATAAGAGAAGCGTTCTTTAATGAACAGGGTTAA
- a CDS encoding GspE/PulE family protein yields the protein MAWECWPDRQFWLKDSGLIKVLLICKPNKYCKMDFNPVYFVNSLLEKAIQKKASDIHFHPQKDIVSIQLRIDGILQTIESVPSGFYLEILNRIRVLSNMGTVSNNLPQDGRMEFTYQDTKKELRISLIPAFNGESLVIRILSSKENIPTLEELGLKSEMLQTTRELLARKEGLILATGPTGSGKTTTMYSLLSELFTKNPYLHIVSIEDPIEYQYPGFTQIQVNENTGLTFPEILRAVLRHDPDIILIGEIRDKETADIAVRASLTGHLVFATLHTNDTESSIHRFLDFEVNPILLSDSLLAVYNQRLVRKTCDNCQGKGCESCLGSGFSGRCASFELLQINAEKRNEIKNLSFHKR from the coding sequence ATGGCCTGGGAATGTTGGCCGGACAGGCAATTCTGGCTGAAAGATTCTGGTTTAATAAAAGTATTGCTTATCTGCAAGCCAAACAAATACTGCAAGATGGACTTTAATCCGGTATATTTTGTTAATAGTTTGCTGGAAAAAGCAATTCAAAAAAAGGCTAGCGATATACATTTTCATCCCCAAAAAGATATCGTTTCCATTCAGTTGAGGATTGATGGAATTTTGCAGACAATTGAGTCTGTTCCTTCCGGTTTTTATCTGGAAATCCTTAACAGAATAAGGGTTTTATCAAATATGGGAACTGTCTCCAATAATTTACCTCAGGATGGCAGAATGGAATTCACTTATCAGGATACAAAAAAAGAGCTGCGCATTTCCCTGATCCCTGCTTTTAATGGAGAAAGCCTGGTTATTCGCATTCTCTCCTCCAAAGAAAACATACCCACTCTTGAGGAACTGGGATTAAAATCTGAAATGCTGCAAACTACCAGAGAACTTCTGGCCCGTAAAGAAGGATTAATACTGGCCACGGGGCCGACCGGCAGCGGGAAAACCACCACTATGTATTCACTGCTTTCAGAGCTCTTTACCAAAAACCCCTACTTGCATATTGTTTCCATAGAAGACCCTATCGAATATCAGTATCCCGGGTTCACCCAGATCCAGGTTAACGAAAATACCGGGCTGACTTTCCCGGAAATCCTCAGAGCGGTTTTGCGGCATGACCCTGACATAATACTAATCGGCGAAATCCGCGACAAAGAAACCGCGGATATCGCAGTACGGGCTTCGCTTACCGGCCACCTGGTCTTTGCAACCCTGCATACCAATGACACCGAAAGCAGCATCCATCGCTTCCTTGATTTTGAAGTTAACCCCATCCTGCTTTCCGACAGTCTGCTGGCTGTTTATAACCAGCGTCTCGTTCGAAAAACCTGCGATAACTGTCAGGGTAAAGGCTGTGAATCTTGTCTGGGTAGCGGTTTTAGCGGACGCTGCGCGTCTTTTGAACTCCTGCAGATTAACGCCGAAAAAAGAAACGAAATAAAAAACCTAAGCTTTCACAAACGATAA
- the aroE gene encoding shikimate dehydrogenase, with amino-acid sequence MNKPEKYAVIGYPLGYSLSPLLHNKFFIEENIPAKYISLPVKKEELKNLVDSKEYTGFNVTVPHKENIIPYLHELTDIARRIGAVNTVKKLGDFYMGTNTDAGGFLLMLEQENKPEMNNKNIIILGAGGASKAISYSALESNAQNIYIYDLDAAKTQALLDNYKTKKLKALQTKKQLIEVLASADFVINATPVGMESTINESVLCLDDLQLLKKRTLVIDIIYAPLKTKLLQMAESLGLQTLNGLGMLAGQAILAERFWFNKSIAYLQAKQILQDGL; translated from the coding sequence ATGAACAAACCTGAAAAATATGCAGTTATCGGTTATCCTTTGGGTTATTCCCTGTCTCCTCTTCTGCATAACAAATTTTTTATTGAAGAAAACATTCCGGCCAAGTATATATCATTACCTGTTAAAAAAGAGGAGTTGAAAAATCTTGTGGACTCTAAAGAATATACCGGATTCAATGTAACTGTGCCGCACAAGGAAAACATCATTCCCTATTTGCATGAACTCACTGACATTGCCAGAAGGATTGGTGCGGTGAACACTGTTAAAAAATTAGGCGACTTTTATATGGGCACCAATACCGACGCAGGAGGCTTCCTGCTGATGCTGGAACAAGAAAACAAACCTGAAATGAATAATAAGAACATAATTATTCTCGGGGCCGGAGGCGCTTCCAAGGCTATAAGCTATTCTGCCCTGGAAAGTAACGCGCAAAATATTTATATTTATGATCTGGATGCTGCCAAAACCCAAGCTTTGCTTGATAACTATAAAACCAAAAAATTAAAGGCTCTTCAAACAAAAAAGCAGCTTATTGAAGTATTGGCATCTGCCGATTTTGTAATTAACGCCACTCCGGTGGGTATGGAATCAACCATTAATGAAAGCGTGCTTTGCCTTGATGACTTACAGCTGCTTAAAAAACGTACTCTGGTTATTGATATAATTTACGCGCCGCTGAAAACCAAATTGCTGCAAATGGCCGAAAGCCTGGGGCTGCAAACCCTTAATGGCCTGGGAATGTTGGCCGGACAGGCAATTCTGGCTGAAAGATTCTGGTTTAATAAAAGTATTGCTTATCTGCAAGCCAAACAAATACTGCAAGATGGACTTTAA